A genomic segment from Flavobacterium sp. 9R encodes:
- the purU gene encoding formyltetrahydrofolate deformylase: protein MQKITILIHCKDQKSIIASVTNYIASIEGNIIYLDQHVDADENVFFMRLECELESEKWPIEAIKADFETNLALPFDMDWKIYPQQQKPRMALFVSKYDHCLYDILGRYSAGELPLEIPVIISNHEDLRKVAEQFAIPFYCVPFTKEIKEIGEKGQLELLDKYNIDFIVLARYMQIITKKLIEKYQNNIINIHHSFLPAFPGAKPYHSAFKRGVKIIGATSHYVTEGLDEGPIIEQDIARVTHSHSIEDFIMKGRDLERMVLARAIKLHAERKTMVYNNKTVVFL, encoded by the coding sequence ATGCAAAAAATTACCATCCTCATTCATTGTAAAGATCAAAAGTCAATTATAGCCTCAGTTACCAACTATATCGCCTCGATAGAAGGAAACATTATTTATTTGGACCAACACGTTGATGCCGATGAAAATGTTTTTTTTATGCGATTGGAATGCGAATTAGAATCTGAAAAATGGCCTATAGAAGCCATAAAAGCTGATTTTGAAACCAATCTAGCTCTTCCATTTGATATGGATTGGAAAATTTATCCGCAACAGCAAAAACCGAGAATGGCTCTGTTTGTTTCTAAATACGATCATTGCCTATACGATATTTTGGGACGTTATAGCGCTGGCGAACTACCACTTGAAATCCCTGTAATTATTAGCAATCACGAAGATTTAAGAAAAGTAGCCGAACAATTTGCTATTCCTTTTTATTGTGTTCCTTTCACCAAAGAAATTAAAGAAATTGGAGAAAAAGGACAATTAGAGTTATTAGATAAATACAATATCGACTTCATTGTATTGGCGCGCTACATGCAAATCATTACCAAGAAACTGATAGAAAAATATCAAAACAATATCATCAATATCCACCATTCTTTCTTACCAGCTTTTCCTGGGGCAAAACCTTATCATTCTGCTTTTAAACGCGGCGTAAAAATCATTGGCGCTACTAGTCATTATGTAACCGAAGGTTTGGACGAAGGTCCAATCATCGAACAAGATATTGCTCGTGTAACCCACAGTCACTCTATAGAAGATTTTATTATGAAAGGACGCGATTTAGAACGAATGGTTTTGGCAAGAGCCATTAAATTGCATGCAGAACGAAAAACTATGGTGTATAACAACAAAACTGTAGTATTTTTGTAG